A DNA window from Vicia villosa cultivar HV-30 ecotype Madison, WI unplaced genomic scaffold, Vvil1.0 ctg.002238F_1_1, whole genome shotgun sequence contains the following coding sequences:
- the LOC131638266 gene encoding uncharacterized protein LOC131638266, which produces MVKNWGTTLGQIPQVNTGNQNSDDDEYGALWKFQRKNPPIFEGEHEPDKAQAWLKEIEKIFRVMNYTDAQRVQFGTHMLEKELEDLWGNTVRYLKKRRSKCLKFVNGLRHDIKKAIGYQQITHFAELVNKSRIYDEDSRESASHYKASNEGKGKGQYRHCANECNKNLVKCFKCDKLGHKDVDYKVGSSVTCYNCGEKGNISTKCDKLKKEQEKGKVFALSGSETTTDDRLIQVKEDLFLSAKQVDESVQDGAELFMLLATLDVHEKRYMI; this is translated from the exons atggtaaaaaattggggtacaacacttGGTCAGATTCCTCAAGTGAATACAGGTAATCAGAAcagtgatgatgatgagtatGGTGCTTTGTGGAAGTTCCAAAGGAAAAATCCGCCTATCTTTGAGGGAGAGCATGAACCTGATAAGGCGCAagcatggttgaaggaaattgAGAAGATTTTTCGGGTTATGAATTATACTGATGCGcagagagtgcagtttggtactcacatgctcgAGAAAGAACTTGAGGATTTGTGGGGTAACACTGTCAGATATTTGAAGAAGAGG AGGTcaaagtgtttgaagtttgtgaacgGTTTGAGGCATGACATAAAGAAGGCTATAGGTTACCAACAAATTACTCATTTTGcggagttggttaacaagagtcggatttatgaCGAGGATAGTAGagagagtgcttctcactacaaggctTCAAATGAGGGAAAAGGAAAAGGCCAATACC GACATTGTGCTAATGAGTGCAACAAGAATTTGGTTaagtgtttcaagtgtgacaAGCTGGGTCACAAAGATGTGGATTACAAAGTTGGTTCgagtgtgacttgctacaattgtggtgagaaaGGGAacattagtaccaagtgtgatAAACTGAAGAAGGAGCAAgagaaaggaaaagtgtttgcattgtctggttcTGAGACCACTActgatgataggctaatccaag ttaaggaagatttgtttttgtctgcTAAGCAAGTGGATGAATCTGTGCAAGACGGAGCtgagttgtttatgttgttggcaactttggatgttcatgagaagaGATACATGATTTAG